TTCATCTCGCGACGCGGGACGGACCGATGACGACCGACGGGGCGCCGGTCACGGACGACAGCCGGTCGTCGAGTCGTTTAGGGTCGGGGTTCGTGTGGCCGGCCGGTGAGCAGGGGTGGGTGTGATGCCGAGTGAGATCGAGGAGACACCACTTCCGGGGGTGGGTGTCCGCTACTCGTTCGTCACGTCGAGCAACGCGCACATCTCGGTGCTGCACCATCACTCCGGGCGGCACCAGTTGTTCGTCGGGGACCCCGACGATCCCGACGCCTCCCAGCTGGTGCTCGAGTTCAATGACGCGGACAGCCGCGTGCTCGCGGAGCTTTTGGGAGCCTCGAGGGTGATCCGCGAGATCGACCGCCTTCAGCAGTCCGTCGCCGGACTGTCGATCGAGTGGCTGCGCATCCCCGAGGGCACGACAGCGGTCGGGCGCAGCATCGGCGACCTCGAGATCCGTTCCTCCACCGGCGTTACGGTCGTCGCTGCCCTGCGAAGCGGTGAAGCGCTGCCCGTCCCAGGTCCCGAGTTCCTGATCCAGAACGGCGACACCCTGGTGGTCATGGGCCGGCCCGAGGCGATCCGCCGCGCCGACGCCCTCCTGCGCGGGTGACGTGGACACCGCCACCCTGCTGCTCGAGCTCGGGGCGGTCCTACTCGTGCTGTCGGTCGCGGCGCGCGCCGCGCTGCGGGCTGGCGTCTCGCCCGTCCCGCTCTACCTGCTGATCGGGCTCGCGTTCGGCCAGGGCGGCCTGTACCCGCTGTTCACGGCTGAGTCGTTCATCGAGCCCGCCGCGCAGATCGGCGTGATCCTGCTGCTGGTCATGCTCGGGTTGGAGTACACCCCCGCCGAGCTCACCGCCGGACTGCGCGCCGGGTGGCGGCTCGCGCTGGCGGACCTGCTCGCCAACTTCACCCCCGGCCTGTTCGCCGGGCTGGCGCTGGGCTGGGGCACTGCCGCTTCGGTCGTGCTCGGCGGCGTCACCTACATCTCCTCGTCAGGCATCGCCGCCAAGCTCATCGACGACCTCGGGTGGCTGGCCAACCGCGAGACACCCCTGGTGCTTTCGCTGCTGGTGGCCGAGGACCTGGTCATGGCCGTCTACCTGCCGGTGATCGGTGCGGTCCTGGCTGGCGGCACCATCCTGGCCGTCGGCGGCTCGGTGGCCATCGCGCTGGGCGCCGCCGGGCTCGCGTTGTTCGTCGCGTTCCGGTACGGCGAGACGATCACTCGGGCGGTCGCGTCACCGTCCCGGGAGGGGCTGCTGCTGGGCGTGCTGGGCATCACCCTGGTCGTCGCCGGCCTGGCCGAGCGACTGCACATCTCCGCTGCGGTCGGCGCGTTCCTCGTCGGCATCGCCTTGTCCGGGCCGGTCCAGCGACGCATCCACGGGCTGCTCCAACCGCTGCGGGACCTGTTCGCCGCGAGCTTCTTCGTGCTGTTCGGGCTCGCGATCGACCCGCGCAACATCCCCCCGGTCCTGCTCGTCGCCGCCGCGCTCGCGGTCGTCACGGCGGCCACCAAGTTCGCGACCGTGTGGTGGGGCGCGGCACGCGCCGGCATCAGGCCTCGCGGCCGACGTCGGGCCGCCTCGGTCCTGATCGCGCGTGGGGAGTTCTCCATCGTCATCGCCGAGATCGGCGTCGCCGCCGGCATCGAGCACCGCCTCGGCGCGCTCGCCACCGCCTACGTCCTCCTGCTCGCCGTCGCCGGCCCACTCATCACCCGGTACGCCGCACGCGGACGAAGACCCACCGCCAGACCGCGGTGACGGCACGCGGGCGGTGCTACCCGGTCACGATGACCCTGGCGCGCATCCAGGGGTGGGGTGTGCAGAAGTACTCAAACTCGCCGGCCTCGGTGAACGTGTGCGACCACGAGCCGCCCGGGTTCATCAGGCCCGAGTCGAACGATCCGTCCTCCGCCGTCACCGTGTGCGCGGTGGTGTCGTCGTTCGTCCAGGTGACGGTGTCGCCGACCTTGACCTCGATCACGTTGGCCGAGTAGTCGGCAGGGTCCTCGGACGCGGCGAACTCGTCGGCCGCACCGTCGTCCTGGAAGGTGCTCGAGCCCGGCTCGATCGAGACGGTCTCAGCAGCCTCCACGTCGGCTGTCGCGTCATCCTGCGCCTCTTC
This region of Euzebyales bacterium genomic DNA includes:
- a CDS encoding cation:proton antiporter, yielding MDTATLLLELGAVLLVLSVAARAALRAGVSPVPLYLLIGLAFGQGGLYPLFTAESFIEPAAQIGVILLLVMLGLEYTPAELTAGLRAGWRLALADLLANFTPGLFAGLALGWGTAASVVLGGVTYISSSGIAAKLIDDLGWLANRETPLVLSLLVAEDLVMAVYLPVIGAVLAGGTILAVGGSVAIALGAAGLALFVAFRYGETITRAVASPSREGLLLGVLGITLVVAGLAERLHISAAVGAFLVGIALSGPVQRRIHGLLQPLRDLFAASFFVLFGLAIDPRNIPPVLLVAAALAVVTAATKFATVWWGAARAGIRPRGRRRAASVLIARGEFSIVIAEIGVAAGIEHRLGALATAYVLLLAVAGPLITRYAARGRRPTARPR
- a CDS encoding cation:proton antiporter regulatory subunit, which produces MPSEIEETPLPGVGVRYSFVTSSNAHISVLHHHSGRHQLFVGDPDDPDASQLVLEFNDADSRVLAELLGASRVIREIDRLQQSVAGLSIEWLRIPEGTTAVGRSIGDLEIRSSTGVTVVAALRSGEALPVPGPEFLIQNGDTLVVMGRPEAIRRADALLRG